The stretch of DNA ACGGGGGAGGCTTCGGACGTTGCCATACCGGTGGTTGCACTGCCTGACGGAAAATACCTGGTTTCGGTACTGGCCCCTCGCTATAAGATGGGTGGCAATTGGGTGATCATGGACGGTACAGATAAAACTGTAGAAGTTCAACTGCAGCCCAACCCACTGCCGCTGTCCAAAATAAGGGTGCATGTCTTCCAGGATAACAACCCGGTTAACGGTGAGGACGATATTCCGCTGGAAAGCGGATTGGGAGGCTTTAATATCGTTATTGAGGATGCGGTGGGTGAGGTAACGGTCGATTATTTCGGCCACCCGCTGGGTACCGAATACGAAAGGGACCAGTTTGGTAATTTGATTTTGAACAACGGTGAACCTGTCCCTATCCCGGGCACCGGGGGCAAAATAATTACAGATGCCAACGGGGACGCGCTGATTGATAACCTGCCCCCAGGTAAATACGGGGTGCAGGCTATTCCGCCGGATGGCACGGATTGGATTCAAACCACCACCATTGAAGGAACCCATATTATCGATGCCTGGATAGAGGAAGGCAATGACGGTTACAGCCCCCGGGAAGGGTTCATGATGCCCCTGGTATGGATCGGGTTCGTCATGCCGATGGAATTTGGCCCACCGCGCCCCTGGGAAACCGGGATAATTACCGGTCGGGTACTTACGGTCATTGAATTTATCCCGCCTTTCAAACCCCTGACTTTGGGCAACCCGGTGGACCGCCCCTGGATTGCGCTGAGTGATATCGGGGCCAATGACCAGCAGGTTTACACCGGTCGCGGCGATGTGAACGGTAATTTTACCATTAATAACGTACCGCCGGGTACTTACCAGATGGCTATTTGGGATGAACCGCTGGATTATATTATTTCTTTCCGCACCGTACAGGTTGAGCCGGGCGAAACCGTTGCTATGGGGGATATCGGCATTCCCAGATGGTACGGCTATATCAAGGGCACGGTATTTAACGACCTGAACGCTAACGGTGTTCGCGATCCCGGGGAAAGCGGCATTGCCAACGTGGCGATGAATACTCGCTTTAAGGACGGCAGTATCCAGTACAGCACCGTCACGGATATGCATGGCCAGTATGCATTTAACGAAGTATTTGAGCTGGAGCGTTTTGCCGTGGCTGAAGTGGGCTTTGCCCGATTGGCTTTTACCGGGGCCACAGCAACTCCGGATTACGGCATTCCGGTACCTGACCCGGTTAACCCGGCTGCTTTGTGCCGGGACGCCAGGGGCAACTACGTCAGGTGCTCCCAAACTTATAACGGTGTCTTGACTCTGGCTGCGCTCACCTGGGCGGCCAAAACAAACCGCATCGACTGGGGCAAAAGGCTTTATGAAGGGGAAGAAAGCGGCGGCATATCCGGCGTGGTTATCTATGCTACCATGCGCAACGAGAACGACCCCCGTTATGCCATCGCAGAAGAATACGAACCCGGTATTCCCAATGTAACCCTTAACCTTTATGCGACAGTTACAGATATGGAAGGTAAGGTGGTTCAAGGGGATCTGATCAATGTTGTGGCCACTGATGCGTGGGAACATCCCACGGGTTGCATGGATCCCGACGGCAACATTGATGAACGCTGTATTGAAGTTCCCAATATTTCCAACCAAATCAGACCCGGTGTTTTCGACGGCGGTTATGCTTTTGAGAGTTATTGGCATCCTTATTACGGGCACCCTGAGGCTGCGGAAGAGCCGCTGCCTCCCGGCACGTATATCGTGGAAGTGATACCACCTGCGGGATACAAAGCGATTGACCGGGAAGGTTCGGTAAATACGGACCAGGGGGACGAATTTACCAGCCCATCTCTGATGCGTGTACCGCCCCCGCCATACTACCCCGAGCCGCCGGATTTCAGTATTACCAAGAAAACCGTGACAGTGGTGGCCGGGATGAACGCGGCAGCAGATTTTTTCCTGTATACGGACGTACCTACTCCCGGTCGCATTGTGGGATTTTTATTGGACGATGTTAATTTGGAAACCGACCCTGATTTCATTTATTATGGCGAAAAAAGAGGTATCCCCAATACACCGGTGGGCATCCGGGATTTTACCGGCAGGCTGATAACCACGGTTCATTCCGACATGAACGGCATTTTTGAAGTACTGCTACCTTCCACTTATACCCGCAATGTACCTACTCCGTCGGGGGTGGCCCCGGGCATGTACCAGGTAATCGGCAATGACCCGGGCGATCCGGACAGACCCAATGAACACTATAACCCCAATTACCAGACGCTAAAATTGGTATTTGACGTATGGCCCGGCAAAACCACCTATGCCGATGTGGCTATGTTCCCTATCACCGCCTTTGTGGGGACACCCGGGGCGCAATTTTCTCAACCCCCGCAGTGCCTGGCTATTGAAAATACGCCCCAGTTATTTAGGGTAAGCCGTGTTCATGTGGATGTGGCGGACCCCGGCGTTGAGAACCGGACGGTGGATATTTGGGGCGCAGGGTTTGGCACTGCGCCGGGCAGCGTGACTTTGGACGGCAGGGAGATTAATATTCTAACCTGGTCTGACCAGGAGATTACAGCCCTTGTACCCCACGACTTTGCTGCCGCCGGGCCGGGCCCGGTTCAGTTACTGGTGACTAACGCTGCCGGTAACACCAGCCCGTCCGGTATCACCTGCCACCTTTGCCGGCAGGGCGAGTACTGGCCCAATATAGTGGAGGTGGCCTTAGATGGTACCGCCGATTACAGCACTATTCAGGAGGCCATCGATAGTGCTCCCGACGGTACAATCATCGTGGTATCGGCGGAAACATATTATGAAAGCCCCATCCTGTATAAAAACGTCAAACTCCAGGGCAAAGGCCCGGGAGGCATAAGCACGGACGGATCGGCGGTGGCGGGATCCGTTATTGACGGCCGTTTCTTCCTTTCTTATACAGAGCAATGGATTGATAAGCTGGCCGGTATTGATTTTGACGGGCCGGAACTGGTGGCGCCCGATCAGGCACAAGAGATTCCCCGGGGGCAGGTTCTAACGGTGGTTGCCAAAGCAGGTGCGTTTAGTGACACTTTCCGACCCCAGGTGGACGGTTTTAAAATCACGGGGGCCAGCGGTGAAGAGGGCGGCGGTATGTACATTAACGCCCACTGCAGCTACCTGGTCATCAGCAATAATGTTATCCAAAGCAACGGCGGCGGTTTCGGCGGTGCCATGACCATCGGCAGAGCCTATGTGGGGAATAATTATAACGATTATATTTACATTCACCATAACCGCATTCTTAATAACGGCGGTATCAGCCTGGCCGGCGGCATGGGGATCTTTAACGGTGCCGGCGGTTATGAAATTGCCTATAACGATATTTGCGGCAACTATTCGGCTGAGTACGGCGGCGGCATATCCCATTTCGGTTACAGCCCGGGTGGGAAAATACATCACAACCGTATTCTGTTCAACGCTTCTTTTGACGAAGGGGCCGGTGTATTTGTGGGCGGTGAGCAGCCCGTCCCACCGGAAACACTTACCGCCGGGTCGGGGGAAGTGGATATTTACGACAACCTGATTAGAGGCAACCTGGCTAATGACGACGGTGGCGGCATCCGGCTGCTGCAGCCCCTGGACTACCGGATCAATATTTATAACAATGTGATTGTCAATAATGTTTCCACTGATTTAGGCGGTGGTATAGCCCTGGATGATGCCTCCAATGTAGTGATAGCCAACAATACCGTGGCCAAGAATATTACCACCGCCACGGCGGAGGACAGCGACGGCCTGGCCCATGCCGCGGGGCTGGTAAGTGAACTTAACAGCGCTGCTTTCCAGGCCTACCTTGATGATGTGCGGCCGGGGTCGCCCAATTTCAGTGACCCGGTGCTGTTTAATAATATTTTCTGGGATAACAGAGCGGGGACTTTTAACCAATCCCTTAACGAGGGCCGGGGTGGTATAGGCGGTGTCGGGGCCGAGGGTGACCCGCAGCCTGTAAACGTTATGGATATAGAAGTGTTCGGCAGCGGCGCGCTGCTTGATCCCCGGTATTGCAATCTGACCTTCCCTTATGCCGGCGGCAGTAATAATGTCTACGGAGACCCGGTATTTGCAGATGAGTATGATACCGAGCTAACAGCTGTAGCCTTTAATATGGAACCTGATTTTATAACGGTTAAGATAGTGACCGTTGTTCCCCAATTAACCGGTGATTATCACCTGACCGGTGAATCAACTTTGGTTATTGACCGGGGTGCCGCTGAAATTACCCGGGGTGGAGAAACATACCAGGCGCCCGGAACGGATTTCGACGGTAATACCAGACCCCGGGGTGCCGGTTATGACATCGGGGCCTACGAATACGTTTTCCCCGCCCCGGACCCGGAAAGGAGCATTTAAAATGGCTACAGTAATTAAACGTTTCGGTGCCACAGACGGGTGGGTGAATATGCCCGACGGCAGCAGCCATTATATCTTTGGATTTGTCGATATTACCGGGGTACCTGAAGATCAGATATTCGAATACCGGGGCAAAGCCACCCTGTTGGCTCCCTTATTGGATGTGCACCAGGGTGATGAGGTTTATTTAACTCTGACCAACCTGGGATTGCCCGGCAGGCCGGATTTGGATGACACCCATACCATTCACTGGCACGGTTTCCCCAACCAGATCCCTCTGTGGGACGGCGTGCCCGAAGCTTCCATTTCGGTGCCGGTGGGCAGGGATTTCACTTATTATTACCAACCGCTGGAACCGGGGACTTATATTTACCACTGCCATTTCGAGCCCGTTGAGCATATTCAGATGGGCATGGTGGGGCCGCTGACGGTGCGCCCCCAGTTGGAAAAAGAACGGGGTATGAAATTTGTCTATAACGATCCTGACACTGCTTATGATCGGGAAGTGCTTATTTTCCTTACCGAATTGGATCCTAAAATTCATGGCGCGGTGGCGGATGTACAGGAATTTGACTGGACGGAATACAGGCCGGAATACTGGTTAATCAGCGGGCGTGCTTACCCGGATACGGTGCAGCCCGCCCTTGACCCCGCCCTCCCTCTACAGCCATATTCCACTCTTATCGAGGCTTACGAAGGCGAAAGGGTGCTGCTGCGATTTGTTAACCTGGGGTTTCAACAGCACTGCATTCAAGTACTGGGGATACCTTTAAAGGTGGTGGGGGTGGATGCCCAGCAGCTGCGCGGGTATAACGGTGAAGATATCAGCCAATGGAGGAACGCCATCTACATTGCAGCCGGCCAGACGGCTGATGTCATCTTTGATGCCTCACGGGCGGGAATTTATCCTTTATATAACCGCAACTACAACAAAAACACCACAGCCGGGAAAACATTCGGCGGTATGGTTTCGGAAATACGGGTGTTATCCAATCCTTTATGAAATGAACGAAAGTAACCGGTGCCTGGCCTGCGGCAGTCAGGCGCCGGGGAATCCAAAGGAGAGAGCAATATGCCTGAAATAAACCTTTGGGCAAAAGACGGCTACTTAAGCACCCCCGACGGTAATAGTATCTATTTTTGGGGTTTTGCCAAAAGTGCAGCCGGCCCTGCCCAGCTGCCGGGACCGAATATTATTGCCAGGCAGGGAGAAACAATCACGGTTAACTTGCATAATATGCTGGCCGAACCGGTATCCATTGCCTTTCCCGGCCAACAAGTTACTGTGGAGGGTCAGCCGGTGCAGCCCCAGTATAAAAATAACCGGCTGCTGTCTTTTGTAAATTACGCTGAACCGGGGGGCACGGTGGCATATACTTTTACACCGTCCCATCCAGGAACCTATTTATACGAAAGCGGCACTAATCCCTATCAACAGGTGCCCATGGGATTATACGGGGGCATGGTGGTGCGGCCCGCCGATTACAACCCCGATGTCCCTGAGTATAAAACAGCCTACGGTGCCGGGACAGACACGGGTTTTGACCGGGAATACCTGCTGATCACCGGAGAAATCGACCCGGATTTACACCAGGCGGTGGAGAACGGCAAGCCCTACCGGGTCAGCAAATACGTGCCCCGTTACTGGACCCTCAACGGGCGCTGCGCCCCGGATACCATGTTGATGGATCATGTTGATTATTTGCCTCATCAGCCATACGGTGCCATGATTATGGGGCTGCCCGGTGAAAAAATACTGCTGCGATACATTGGAGCCGGGATTGATAACCACCCCCTGCATCCGCACGGCGCCCATACCAGGGTGGTGGCGGTGGATGGGCGGCTGCTGAGAAACGGCAATGCCGATCTTTCCTATAAAAGGTTTACCGTTTTGGTGGGAGTCGGTCAGACCTACGACCAAATATACCAATGGGATGGCTTAGGTTACACCCCCGGCAATCCCATTCCCACTGTGCTTCCTAATTTACGGAATATGGGAGTCGGGGATGCCGGGTGGACGATGTGGAGCGGAAGTCCTTATCTGGGGGTCAAGGGAGATATACCGGTAGGGGTGGTTTCTTATAATGAGATGGGTGAATATTACTTTATGCTGCACTCC from Desulfoscipio gibsoniae DSM 7213 encodes:
- a CDS encoding multicopper oxidase domain-containing protein, with protein sequence MPEINLWAKDGYLSTPDGNSIYFWGFAKSAAGPAQLPGPNIIARQGETITVNLHNMLAEPVSIAFPGQQVTVEGQPVQPQYKNNRLLSFVNYAEPGGTVAYTFTPSHPGTYLYESGTNPYQQVPMGLYGGMVVRPADYNPDVPEYKTAYGAGTDTGFDREYLLITGEIDPDLHQAVENGKPYRVSKYVPRYWTLNGRCAPDTMLMDHVDYLPHQPYGAMIMGLPGEKILLRYIGAGIDNHPLHPHGAHTRVVAVDGRLLRNGNADLSYKRFTVLVGVGQTYDQIYQWDGLGYTPGNPIPTVLPNLRNMGVGDAGWTMWSGSPYLGVKGDIPVGVVSYNEMGEYYFMLHSHEELQITNWGEFPGGMMTMVAIYPSLAPDIGVIG
- a CDS encoding SdrD B-like domain-containing protein translates to MEPVFQLSNLTVVVKDVITGEPIPTFKFIVNQNNVGDPQVDIPEDERDPSLFPSLKPGASYSPVVATGEASDVAIPVVALPDGKYLVSVLAPRYKMGGNWVIMDGTDKTVEVQLQPNPLPLSKIRVHVFQDNNPVNGEDDIPLESGLGGFNIVIEDAVGEVTVDYFGHPLGTEYERDQFGNLILNNGEPVPIPGTGGKIITDANGDALIDNLPPGKYGVQAIPPDGTDWIQTTTIEGTHIIDAWIEEGNDGYSPREGFMMPLVWIGFVMPMEFGPPRPWETGIITGRVLTVIEFIPPFKPLTLGNPVDRPWIALSDIGANDQQVYTGRGDVNGNFTINNVPPGTYQMAIWDEPLDYIISFRTVQVEPGETVAMGDIGIPRWYGYIKGTVFNDLNANGVRDPGESGIANVAMNTRFKDGSIQYSTVTDMHGQYAFNEVFELERFAVAEVGFARLAFTGATATPDYGIPVPDPVNPAALCRDARGNYVRCSQTYNGVLTLAALTWAAKTNRIDWGKRLYEGEESGGISGVVIYATMRNENDPRYAIAEEYEPGIPNVTLNLYATVTDMEGKVVQGDLINVVATDAWEHPTGCMDPDGNIDERCIEVPNISNQIRPGVFDGGYAFESYWHPYYGHPEAAEEPLPPGTYIVEVIPPAGYKAIDREGSVNTDQGDEFTSPSLMRVPPPPYYPEPPDFSITKKTVTVVAGMNAAADFFLYTDVPTPGRIVGFLLDDVNLETDPDFIYYGEKRGIPNTPVGIRDFTGRLITTVHSDMNGIFEVLLPSTYTRNVPTPSGVAPGMYQVIGNDPGDPDRPNEHYNPNYQTLKLVFDVWPGKTTYADVAMFPITAFVGTPGAQFSQPPQCLAIENTPQLFRVSRVHVDVADPGVENRTVDIWGAGFGTAPGSVTLDGREINILTWSDQEITALVPHDFAAAGPGPVQLLVTNAAGNTSPSGITCHLCRQGEYWPNIVEVALDGTADYSTIQEAIDSAPDGTIIVVSAETYYESPILYKNVKLQGKGPGGISTDGSAVAGSVIDGRFFLSYTEQWIDKLAGIDFDGPELVAPDQAQEIPRGQVLTVVAKAGAFSDTFRPQVDGFKITGASGEEGGGMYINAHCSYLVISNNVIQSNGGGFGGAMTIGRAYVGNNYNDYIYIHHNRILNNGGISLAGGMGIFNGAGGYEIAYNDICGNYSAEYGGGISHFGYSPGGKIHHNRILFNASFDEGAGVFVGGEQPVPPETLTAGSGEVDIYDNLIRGNLANDDGGGIRLLQPLDYRINIYNNVIVNNVSTDLGGGIALDDASNVVIANNTVAKNITTATAEDSDGLAHAAGLVSELNSAAFQAYLDDVRPGSPNFSDPVLFNNIFWDNRAGTFNQSLNEGRGGIGGVGAEGDPQPVNVMDIEVFGSGALLDPRYCNLTFPYAGGSNNVYGDPVFADEYDTELTAVAFNMEPDFITVKIVTVVPQLTGDYHLTGESTLVIDRGAAEITRGGETYQAPGTDFDGNTRPRGAGYDIGAYEYVFPAPDPERSI
- a CDS encoding multicopper oxidase domain-containing protein, coding for MATVIKRFGATDGWVNMPDGSSHYIFGFVDITGVPEDQIFEYRGKATLLAPLLDVHQGDEVYLTLTNLGLPGRPDLDDTHTIHWHGFPNQIPLWDGVPEASISVPVGRDFTYYYQPLEPGTYIYHCHFEPVEHIQMGMVGPLTVRPQLEKERGMKFVYNDPDTAYDREVLIFLTELDPKIHGAVADVQEFDWTEYRPEYWLISGRAYPDTVQPALDPALPLQPYSTLIEAYEGERVLLRFVNLGFQQHCIQVLGIPLKVVGVDAQQLRGYNGEDISQWRNAIYIAAGQTADVIFDASRAGIYPLYNRNYNKNTTAGKTFGGMVSEIRVLSNPL